ataacaatatttatttatttaacttgtcCTATGATAACAGTTATTAATGATTTTACTTATAGTAATCATCAATCAAAATCATATAATCATATATAATGAGTTGtctataaaatttagaaactgattttaaaaactgttgaCATAGggaaaattaagtaaaatacaaaatgattgtttttggtaagagattaaataaatgtccTGAACTATTAATAGCTGTTACTTCTGGTCCCTGATTGTAAACTGTATCATTATTGTAATAATCAACTTACATCCGAATTATCCAACTCCTTTAGCACATTTCTAATGGCATGCAACTCCGGCTGCGTAAACTCAGATGCCACATGCCAATTGCGATTCATATCCTGACCCATCAGATTGCAGCGATTGTTACCCAGAAAGACTCCATCCGGATTCACCATTGGCACAATTTTGAAAACGAAATTCTCGCGCAGAACATGCGCTATGGGATGATTGCCCACGAGGAACTCAATGAGACCCTGGCACACATGGGAAGCTGGCGCCTCGCTCGAGTGCGTCCGACAGAGAATGACAATGACGCGAATGAAGCTTCTCTCCAAACGATTTGTGGAGCGTTGACTGTGCGTCACTTGGTCGATTGTCAGCATATCCACATTTCGATTTTGCTGGCAAAGAAAAGGAACACCTTAATATCAACTCTAACCGATTAAAACAAGTTATTACCAAGGATTTGACGAGCACGCTGCGTGTAAATCGCTTCTCGGATCCTTGACGTGCATCGATCACATTGAGATAGGACTGCAGTCTGGAGTAGCTGTAAGGCGATGCCAAGGCGAACATGTACACATCCTCCTCCTTGTCAAAATTAAAGCCAAAGCTGAGCACATAATGTCCCTGATGCATTGCCGAGCGATAGAAGAACACTTGACGCTTTGGCAGTCGCTGCCATTTGGGTCGACTGGAGGATTTGACAAGTGGCGTCAGTccacaattaaacaaattacgaCTCTTGCTGATGTTGACAATGTTGAAGATCACACGCTGATCCTGCTTAACATTATCCACCGTAAAGTTGAACCAGAAACGAAAACGTGGATTGCAAGTATCTGGACGCAGAAATAAATCGTATTCGAAATCGCCCACCAACTCCGCCTTGCCCAGATTGCCCGTCTCAAAGGCGGCATCGAAGCATAAATGGCCACGTTTAGCCTTGCCGCTCTGCCCCGGAGGACGGATAATAACGCGGGATACATTGCCTAGACCGCCTTCGCCATCGCTGTCCTCGCTGTCTGCAAAGGAAAAaggatatttgaaaatattagcAGGAAGGATCGTCAATGTGTTCTGAAAGAGATAAATGAATAGACTTGATAAATATGTTAATCCCAGTACCATCTGAGCCACGTTCATACATGCTCGTGTGCTCCAACGGATCACAGGCTATGCCCAGCATTTTGTCAAACTCTCCGCGTTTACAAGTGACGCCAGCAACGTGCAGGACTCTTCTAATGCAACTGGATACTCTAATCCGCTAAAGGAGGGCCGTCATAAGTTTTCACACTTACCACCTAACCCATCCATGGCCATTCAATAGGTTAATCCTATCTTTAAACTTGATATGCGACGCCGCACACGTATGCGTGTCTTGATTATCgttgcaacggcaacggcaacggcaacttttcgttgcagttgctgcaacTGCCAAGCACATGCCACAGACGTCAACGTTTGAAATTGAATAGTCGCGGTTGCGTCTGGCAAATTGGCATATTACTTTTTCTTGTGCGGAAGTGTCGTGATTTATGAAAAGGAACAGCAGCACAGTCCATTGAATCTCACCTGAGTCACCCATGCCACTTGCTCCTTGATTGGATTCCTTAATGCATTTACTTCAACTTCTCCTTCAACTGTtccttctgctgttgctgctgacaaGGCGTATCCTTTGGAGGCTCTAGCTGACCTGCTTTAGctggcaaattaaaaatagaaatagaaattcaattaagaaaCATTGTAACGCCTCTTACCAGCTAGTTTTAGCCACTTTGGCTTGggctttcacttttattttgacgCCACTCGATTCGCGATTCGCGTGCGATGTCTTGGTGAGAACTTATAGATTCCAATCAGCTTAGACTATGCGTCGCTCTGTCGCTCCAAGGGTTAACTGGCCGTTTGGGCCGAATCGGGCTGAATGACTTGCCTTGAAAGGTACTGTCTAATGTTTTGCTTGGCACTTTTGACGTTGCCATACATACTCCTTTACCGGATCAATCACGTGTACGACTGAAAGTTTGTTTGGTCGATAAAAACGCGCGCAGTTGGCATTGCGGTTTTGGCCACGTTTCACACAGAAATTTACCTCACGTCAGTCTTAAACTTTTAGCAACGGGCCAACTTGGCATAAACTCGCattaaaaagagagaaaaacagaaaaaaaacaactggGCAAAGAAAAAGCGTCAACAAAGTTGCAGACCTAATTGCCTGCAGCTTGTTGCAGAAGACACACATAAATAACACACACAACTCGCCTCAAAGTAGTTCACGGGGCTAATCAATAAAAGCGTGCAACGTGTGGCACACAGAGGGCAACGTCTCCACACGCGTAATATTTATGACTGCCACAGTCGCACAGTCACCGTCATCGTCATAGGGGAAATCATATTCGTATCATCTGTAGCATGTCCAAACGCAGGTTGCCTTTTAATACACCCGCCCAAATGTACataaaagtgttgttgttattgttattggttTTTTGTGCTATTTTTTATCAAGATGATATATGAATCTAAAAGTGTAATAACTTGTTTGCTCTTATAGATTAGGCAGTGTGCGTCCACCGAAGCGTTGCAGAAGCGACATGGATAACACCTCCACCTCGGATATTGTTATTATCAATGGCAACTCGCACCCGGATCTGGCCAATATGGTTGCTGAGCGCATGGGCCTGAAAAATGGAGGATGTTCGGTCTTTCACAAATCGAATCGTGAGACTATCGTTGAAATTAGTGATTCGGTGCGTGGCAAGGACATTTACATTATACAAACAGGCACCAAGTAAGTGAAAATGGACAAATGATATAAATGATATAGTTTAAATCATCCTATTTTCTTGCCAGGGATGCCAATAACAACATTATGGAACTGCTAATTATGGCTTATGCCTGCAAGACTTCCTCAGCTCGATCCATTGTGGGTGTCATACCCTATTTGCCGTACTCGAAGCAGTGCAAGATGCGCAAGCGTGGCTGCATTGTGTCCAAGCTGCTGGCTAAAATGATGTGCACCTCTGGACTTACTCATATTATAACCATGGACTTGCACCAGAAGGAGATTCAAGGCTTCTTTGATATACCCGTCGACAATTTGCGCGCCTCGCCTTTTCTACTGCAGTACATTCAGGAGAGCGTGAGTCTGACTTGGATTTCAATAATCTTAATCGTTAATAATGTATTCCTTAAAATCTTAACAGATACCCGAATATCGCAACTCAGTGATTGTGGCACGCAATCCGGGCGTTGCCAAGAAGGCCAATTCCTATGCGGAACGCTTGCGTCTTGGCCTGGCCGTCATACACGGCGAGCAGAAGGAGGCTGAGAGTGATGAAGTCGATGGCAGATACTCGCCACCTCCCACCAGGTGAGTCTCCAAGCCAAGCCAGCGATTTAGAATGTCTCGCCTGCCCTAATTGTGTATAGAGCTTCGTATTTTGACTGAAGCTATTGTATTACACATTTTGAGTGCCGttctgtatttaattttcaattaacttaCGCACTCTGTCAATTTGTCAAGCTTTGTGTTGCTGCTGAGCaattaaactttgttttatgttAGATTAAGCTTGTTGTATGTTGTATATATCGAGAAGAAGTGTTTGATAGCTTTGGCTTCAATTGTCATCTAAGGCAATATCTATAACAGATTATAGATTGAAATGTAGTTTCAGTGCTCCTGCCATActtcattttatatacatttgaagctaaactaatttactctttttactaaaaaatttatgtactTTATGTTTCTTACGTCTTCACagaattttcgtttttatataaaaaatacaaaaaatttacatttcttgaaatggaatataatttaaaagagcGAAATAAAGTGTACATAAACGTTTGTAGTGGCAAGAGCGTATATGAACATCATCTTTACACCATCCACATTTTAACCACGTGGACCATTAACCCTCCTATCATATATCATAATTGCTCGCATTTGctggttgtttttttatatttcaagaCAACAACTAAGTACTTTAAGATTCCCAATTGGATTTTCTGTTATTGCTTACGCATTATTGGCAATATATTTGCAGTAGTTGCAAGTACCACGTTCCAATTTGCCACGCTCTTTGCAAGCGAAACCAATCCAAAATGTTATTCCTTATTTCTGTCATTTGTGTTATGCAGGGCGTATAGCAATATATTAGGAAATTCTATTGAAATGTGCACACCATCGGCATCTAGGTttgtatttatacaatttcaaattgaaaattggtaATCGTTTATAATGACAACACGAATTGTATATGTACtatcatttttcttttttggttaCGAtttcgacaacaacaacaacttcaactttaactCAAAAACACGCaccacacaaacaaacatctGCACATGTCTGTGACGCACCACATCACACCACAAATCAATATTgccaaaaatgccaaatgccacACTAATCACTAATCACAAGAAACTCTACTCCACAACATGCACCCAGCAGCAGCCGCACGCGCACGACCTCCGTGTCGGTGGGCGTGCCCGAGCATCCGGTTAAGGTCAAGCCACCGCTGACCATTGTGGGCGATGTGAATGGACGCATTGCCATCATGGTGGTAAGTATAACAAAAGATGTTGTAGACTCCAAACTATTAAGACTTCTAATgctcgtttgtttgttttatacagGATGATTTAATCGATGATGTGGAATCATTTGTGGCTGCCGCAGAGATGCTAAAGGATAATGGTGCCTGCAAGATCTACGTGCTTGCCACACACGGTCTTCTCAGCTCGGATGCGCCCCGACTGCTTGAGGAGTCAGTGATCGATGAGGTGTGTAGAGTGCTAACTATTCTATCTTCAACAATTAATTCCGTTTCTCTTGTTGCGCAGATTGTTGTCACCAATACCATTCCACATGAGGTACAAAAGTTGCAGTGCAACAAGATTAAAACGATTGATATATCGATACTGATTGCTGAAGCTATACGCCGCATACACAACAAGGAGTCCATGTCCTATCTGTTTCGTAATGTCACATTAGAAGATTAGACatgtacacatacacaattgcatatatatacatacacacacacacattacatTTACAGTGTCACAAAACGTCACAAAAATGCCAGTGAAGTTTCTTCAAGGAAGTTGCGCCTTTAtatgttgtttgttttaccCCCCAAATGCCcactataattttaataaataaaaatatttaatagctCGCTTGCCTACGGCTgctcaaataaaatgaaatatgcttttaaaattagaaaattgtttaattttattttaaattcaaattaaattaattttaatttttaacccATCTAATCAATCATTTCTTATTATTCTTAAGTTGCCTCTTAAGGTAGCAGGACACTTatcatttgtaaaaaatttcattatatttttaataaaaaaaaaataaaacaaaatcatttCAACTCGAattcattgcatacttttaggcgttGACTATAAGAAGTCAATTTACAATGTAGACACATGGATAAattccacacacacatgcaaattatatgaataaaaagaCATACGTACATCCTAAGAATTCCTTCACCCTACCTAATGCAATGATTACTGTGTACCAAATGAACATTACactattatatattataaggTAAACAACCCACAAACTGCGCATGTTTCcggtaaatacatatacaattaaGTCAAATCAACAATTTACTTGAACCtaagtatttataaattgttattgttaatataatttcattggCAATTTCGAATTAGTGAATGGTTTAATGATTGTTAACAATTATAAGGGGCAGCTAATCTCGCTAGTAAATCATAATTTCGCAATggtttttgcttaaatttatattagccatataaatacaataaatatataatgtaaTTGTAGTCATAAATTTGTTAGTTCATAATTTTGCATTCATTATGACCAATTACGTAGAGTCTTAATCAGACAATggttttttctaaatttataatacaaactcaataataataaatattatacttaAGTGACTGACcaattgtttcataaattattttgtcacATAATTTTGCGAcgtttataaattgtaattacttCGCGCCAGGCAATTGAATTCGTTTATTTTgcgctattattattatctattgtATAAGCAAATTTGCCTATGAAGCAAGTACAATGGAAGTGTGTTACGAAGTGACGGAGACTGACAGATGGGCTTGacaaaagatatttaaacaaatattgacaCGTTCGTTTTTAAATGGCTGGCGGAAATGAGAACAACTTGATAAGATTACGGTACATCAAGTTTAACTACAGTGAATGCCCAGATAACTACATCTACCACTGTAATCAACTCTTATCGGTCGGAAATTCACCTTTCCAAAGACAATTGTAGAGGAAATCTTCGTTTTTGAGTACTATGCACCTTGGTTGTTCGCTTTAAATTACAGTTACTGTACTTGCATCTGTGAAATACCATTGGCGTTATATTCAAAGAACTAACAATCAGATATCAGAGACAAGCATCATAAATTTTCCATTCACGGGTATGTgattatttaaacaacaaatattgaaattgtgcacatctcataaaataaacatgaGCTAACTAAGGGCCCACTAAACAAATGAcgctaataaatatttgcaacaaaCAGAACAACTCTTTAATATGctaagaaattgcaaaaaatatacatatttacataatgCTCTCAGATGCAAAGAATGCTGTGACTGTCTGGGCAGTATGATAATATCAtatagaattaaaattattgtgaaGTACaagctatttttttcttttttttctgttgctaaatagtaattaatttaaaaaatatatgccacatttatttttatagtataTCTTGACGCATATTTGTCAAGCAGGAGGTTAATGAGATAATTTCCCGCAACTTGTCTAAAGAATGCGTCCAATGATGCTATGTTATCTCTATGATaccacaaacatacataattaCTTGCTTGTTGAGCGTGTCGAGTTTATATCACTCTGCTgatgaaaatatttgtctaGCTAACGCTTTAAACCATCCAAAAATAAGATGGTTATTAACTGCCACGCTTAAGTATTCTAATTATCACGTGGTGTTAAAGGATTtaaacacaattaaaatatacaatgcCATGgcagcatttttttaatgcaaatttatgtaaaGCACCTTGTGTCATTTATCAATTGTAAGCACGCcgcataaattttatagttaaaCCTGAGCAAACGGCCAAAGTCGTCGGGAAATCACGTGAAGCGGCGAAACGTCACGCAATCAAAGCAAACGAGACGCGACGCGAACTTAGCTGATTGTTGGCcacattgctcatacgccccCTTGTCACCCGAACCGACGGAGCGGCGTGCATTGAACCCGCATTGGATGTTCAATGTAATTTCCGTAAGCtatattcaaaacaaaactgcACCCAGCGCTTAGCATATTGATTAGTAGCCCATCACAATTAATAGGCTGTACATACTATAGGCTGGTAGTATATCAAATGTTTCCATGTGtcttttttatcagtttgcaTGACATATAAATTGCCTATTAATGATTTCAAACAATTCTAGCAGCTGTcacggttgttgttgtttgtttgcgtttcgttttcgttttcaattttttttttgtttattgtttatcactcaaaattgatttgctaATTCAAGTTTCAAGTTGCTTGTTGGCGATTCATTAGCACGGCATTTTGGTCGCTCATAAATTTGCCTGAATGGCCGCAGTTTAGCGCCACTTAGCTCAATTGTTAACAATACATGTTACGGCTGGTGTTAATGGcattaaaactattaaagcTCCAGTACcttaatcaaatttgtataattcatGGTATCAAATCGCACCTTTtcactttttcaatttaacaacaattttttttttttaatttaacgtaaataaaaacaaaacgcatTTAAGGTCCATTACGTTTTTGcttgctttatttttgttgagcACATTAACGTTTTTATAGTTCGAGCGAAATAAGAAATTCACTTGACCGGACACAGCAGTAGGGGTATTCAGaacttaacaattttaaaaatttgattatatcTTCTCATCCAAAAACTGGTTGTTTTTGAAACAAAGAATTGAAGCTGGGTTCATTAAACCTGTAGCCAATGTTGCATTCATTTGTCAGTTAGCCAGACTACCCGTGTTGCGCAAtggtaaatttttgttatttctttttttgttgttgctttcgcaTCGATATTTCTGCTGTCACCAATTGGGTTCAGTCATGTGATCAAATTAATTCAGCTTCAGCGTCATCTGAAATGGGACTGTACAGTAATCACGAGTATAAACACGGTCCTCATTAAAACCAGCCGGCCAGTTAGCCATACATTCAGCCAGCCAGTTATAAATACTAACTTAATATACCGGCAAcgtattaacattttaatcgACTGATTTACGCTTTGGCGGGGAATTCaatctttatttttcacacattgaatgctaatttaaatttgtatttcaacaaaaactaaataaaaaaaatcacaaaaaaaaacaagcaataaaTGCTTGGAAATTATTGAATCATAAACTTCCCCAAAACGGCTGCAGTTTAGCTAGGAGACGAGTCAATTCTAAGCCCGGAACGGCGTATTGAATTTAGTTGATATTTAGCTGGCAATGAACTTGGACAAGCCATACGAGTATTATGTAGGGGACCATGACATGCTTTTCGGTCTTTAATAAATAACGCAAGTTGTCAACGTTATCGGTTAATTTCCTCAAGTCAAGTCAATACAACAGCCTCCTCAATCATAAGTAAATATTGATTGCATAATTTGACCATCGATCGCAGCGACCTGTATCAAATCTTAAATATACGACTCGATATTGATATATGCATACGTATGTGTCTttatctgtatgtatgtgtatttgtgtatacGGGAGTAAGTCACGTGAAGCCTCGGGGCAACTAATTTACATGCCTCAATGCATTCCACTGCACTCCAGCGAATGTATCGCATTGCGTAAGTTGTAATCCGTAGGCCTATATGatgctattattgttgttgttgctgtcgatagtgttaaaaaaattataataaaaaaattacatttaattgtgctttttttttgtttttttgagtcGTAAGTCTTCATGCTCATGATTACGATAATTATAATGATCAGCTGACTGCGATCTGTTGCCTGTTGGCAcaattgtttgtgtttactGGAGTAACAGTTACTTTTGTCGGGCGTTACGTGCACTCCATAAATAATACGTAAATATGCAGCTGAAGTGCATACAAATTGACAAAGCCtttacacaaaaaacaaaaaaacctgCAGTCTCGATGCCCAACCCCCAAGAGCCTTgagcttgttattgttgttgttgttgttgctcatgtgATGACTGATAAGTACATGTAGCTATCAGTTTAACTGATAACCGCCGAAAACTGCTCGTGTGCAGCTTCGCTTTATTATCCAAATTCCAAGGGCTCTCAACTGGCTAAAAGTATTGCGAAATTAGGCCGAGGATCTTCAGTTTTACGATCCTTTATGGCAACAAGGTCGTAAATTCAACATGCGCATCTCTACAACTCCTGAATTACTCTGCTAATGACTGTGAGAAACTCGTGGacaggtttttatttttaattatttgctgtTTTCTCGACTTTAAGTTGAGCATGAGAAATTCAATTATCAGCACGCCAAAAAcaacattcaattttaatttattttatacgaATTGTAATTAACGGTTTCTGTTTAGTAATGCACATTTAATTGTTCCTCCGAAAGTACTAATCTGAGGCTGTCACTCCGCCGTCGGTCAACGGGTCGTATGCGCAACGCGATCTGACCGCTCGAAAGTTGCGCAtacgtataaataaataaacatgcaGCTGTGACTGTGCATACAATTCGAAAGTCTTAATCAGAAGACAGCcctatataattaatattaatcaggcaaaaaaaatacattcacTGCAAGCATCTCAAATATGTCATAATTAGGGTTAACAACTCAACTCTACCGGCAAATAACCGATTATCTAAATATTCCACAATCTTCGGACTGACTTCGCTAAAAATTTGGAATTCAGTGCTTACattagttattttaattacctGTTTAACTCGTTCCATTAGAACTAGAACCAAAATACTACCGCGATTTCCccatcatttttaatataatcatTTGAACATcgaattatattataaattcgaTTATATATAGAAGATGTTTCCACTTAACTAACCatttcgtttgttttgttttcgaatTCCAGCTATAAGGAATGCAATTTGATGCGGCAGCTCCATGGAGAGTGCTTGACTTTAGAATACTCTATAatgaattacaatttattagaGCCACACATTTTAACCatgagcaattaaaaaaaaatttgattttgtatccccaaaaatttaaataaacttaattagcGTAGGGTATTCAGAAACCTGCATTGCGAATTTGATATTTAACTTGACTGGGTTTATCTAGTAATAGTATTCTTTACAATATGATAGTTATACCATCTGTAATATAAGTAAATTTGCACAAAGCTTTAAGCCCATTTTACCCATTATAAATGGGTACAAAGTATAAAAAGTGCATTACATGTTCGGTGTGATTTACTCGTAATAAGATTCATTTTGttgattgtttgtttgtttatttcaacgtttttgttttgcgtttGTCATTCGTTTTCAAATATCTTTCAGTTTTTTGCCTGTGCACCACTTTATCAGTCGTTCAACACGTGTTTTAAAtcttataacaaaataaaattgtttttgctacTTGGTCGCTTCTCCCCAacaatgtatgtgtgtgtgtgtgtgtgtgtgttggggaGTGTGCgtgatttatatttgattgatTGCCCGCTTTAGGCAATTTATGGTCAAATTATTGGTTacaattttaagtgtttttccataaaatatggaattatttaattctcgAGGCAGTTCTAGGAACACGAAATAGTTAACCCACGATCtgtgattataattataaaaaacaaaaccactACACGATGTGGTTAAGAATGAGCAAATAAAAAACCCCATTCAGAAAACCCAGCAATCCAGTTTCTATCTACAAATTTAATACTATACTATGTATATTGTGTATTGTGcagaacaaaattaaattggcaaatgcaaatgcaatgaGCCAAGTTAAAACACGGAAGAAGTCGATCGTGTCATCTTTTTGGACAAGTCAAATTCTAGACTGACACTCGTATTAACATATCAATACAGTCAGTTTGATACTTTATGACAGAGAACTGAAATTAGTTGGAACCCAATGAGCTTTTCTcagttaaatgttaaatgtttgcCTTAACTCCGATTTTTATCTGCGCCACACAATTTAGATTTATGATGGGCGCACTCGGAAACTGATTTATTTACGGTGTGGTTGCATTGTTTTATTTCGTCGTATCTGCTGATTAATTTTCCTCTGCGATAGTCACACTATATGTTAGTTGAAGTCTGTGATCGCCACGCGATTTCTAGGgttgtttagtttttcaaGTGGGCAAATTATTGTGCACTCATCGACAGGCAATTAATGGTGAATTGTTTACATGAAGTGCGCATATGATATGGATTTTTCGAGtcttattaattaacaaatttaaacaagcTGTGTCCCTTTTTTAAGATTGGGTCACTTTTATGACTCATCAGATGTCACATACAAATAAAGGCAGAAAAATGGCTTTGTTTAGttggaattttttatttgggcataaacaaaattgtttatatttatttaaagttgcttGGCTGTCAGCTAATGCAAGCAATGCGGCATGTTTGTTTATTGTcttttaatatcaattaaaagaaTGCCAATGTGGTATGTAAGCTGGACTTGAGAGTCATGTGTCTTGTGTGAAATCGCCAACAATTCGCTCAGAATAAAAAATGCAGTGagattgtcattgttgttagtgttgttgctgctgcaaaaaaaaaacttgaattgCTGGATTTTTgaaccaaaaacaaattaactgAGCGACCTGGCTGTGGGAATCCCCTCTCATGTCAAGAAGTACCTGGGCCTGGCCTTAACATATCTTCAGGTTCAGGTCTGTTACATGAGACCAAAgcatctacatacatatgcatatatattgtaCTCGAGACTGACCGCCGATGAAAAGCCGCCGTCAAGTCAAAAATCaggttttcttgttgttttgtatAAGGGGAACTCTAACGAAAGCCGGTGGATAGTCTCGAacatcgctgctgctgctgggcagGCGATTGCAGGTGACACGAGCGAATTGCCACTCGTGACTCGCACCTATTTATAATCAGTTCCCCGAGCATTCGGCGCTACAAACGAACTCGACGGTTtcgtgctgttgttgctgtttctgttgctgctgttgctgttgtctctgctgctgctgctgctgctattgctgctgctgctgcttctgtctCGATCTCAATCTCAATTTCGATTCATTCCCGCACTCAACGCGCTCGCGAAtagtttaacatttttttgggcTCTCTGACCAACCAACAAAAGAAGTGAAGTGAGAAGTGACAGTGACAGTGTGACAGTGACAGTGTGACGCTGAAATGAAGCCGTAGAGTGTCTAAAGACGCAAATAATATACGAAAtagcaaaagaaagaaaaataacaagataaaaaaaaaaaacacacacaaacctTAAAGAGCTCTACAAGTTGACAAGCGACATTCGACATGAGTGCCAAAGATACGGGCCATGTTAATGGCGCCTTTAATGGTGCTGAGGTCTCACTCGATATACCCACAAATACTCTATATCACACATCCCGAGACTGCATCGTccagcaggaggaggagcccATATCTTCAGGTGGTTGGGCGGATTCTTGTCGCAGCACTTGTGCGAATATTTTCCGTAAAAAAACGCTACAGAAAAGATTTCCCATACTCGTCTGGCTGCCACAGTACAAAAAGGACTATATTTTTGGGGACATTGTGGCCGGCATTTCGGTAGCCCTGACTGTGATACCTCAGGCCTTGGCTTATGCTGGAATTGCTGGTCTGGATTTGCAGTATGGACTGTACGCCTGTTTTCTCGGCTGCTTCATCTATATCTTTATTGGCTCCAGCAAGGATGTGCCCATTGGACCAACTGCCATTTCGGCGCTGCTATCATTCCAAATCGCTGGCGGAAGTTGGCAAATGGCCACGTTGTTGACCTTTCTCACCGGACTCATTGAAATTCTGATGGGCATCTTTCGACTCGGATTTCTCATAGACTTTGTGTCGGG
The genomic region above belongs to Drosophila innubila isolate TH190305 chromosome 3R unlocalized genomic scaffold, UK_Dinn_1.0 2_E_3R, whole genome shotgun sequence and contains:
- the LOC117791147 gene encoding cytosolic carboxypeptidase 6, with translation MLGIACDPLEHTSMYERGSDDSEDSDGEGGLGNVSRVIIRPPGQSGKAKRGHLCFDAAFETGNLGKAELVGDFEYDLFLRPDTCNPRFRFWFNFTVDNVKQDQRVIFNIVNISKSRNLFNCGLTPLVKSSSRPKWQRLPKRQVFFYRSAMHQGHYVLSFGFNFDKEEDVYMFALASPYSYSRLQSYLNVIDARQGSEKRFTRSVLVKSLQNRNVDMLTIDQVTHSQRSTNRLERSFIRVIVILCRTHSSEAPASHVCQGLIEFLVGNHPIAHVLRENFVFKIVPMVNPDGVFLGNNRCNLMGQDMNRNWHVASEFTQPELHAIRNVLKELDNSDTYQIDFVIDLHANSSMHGCFIYGNTYEDVYRYERHLVFPRLFASNAQDYVAEHTMFNADERKAGSVRRYCCERLSDTVNAYTLEVSMAGHYLRDGKTVALYNEDGYHRVGRNLTRTLLQYYRFINVLPVPLVSEMRLQGKRRGRPRTHHSRSRSRTRYEVKPRAKTTRCHAPISYNNLSICYDSGGGVSSDEGGYSPTRAVPIAPGSSTFSGYRNYRRAATASCALHDQYSLGVCEHGGSRSKRAAAAAAPLTIELPVPPGVSVPPKPYLSIIDLNQLTRGSLKLKLNSFDADERR